Proteins co-encoded in one Gossypium arboreum isolate Shixiya-1 chromosome 11, ASM2569848v2, whole genome shotgun sequence genomic window:
- the LOC108473029 gene encoding calvin cycle protein CP12-2, chloroplastic-like, producing MQVMKPVRAAPDSISEKVEKSVKEVQEACSDDPVSGECIAAWDEVKELSAAASHARDKKKDNDPLENYCKDNPKTDECRTYDNGSIIYIMTSFFVFGDEKFGVVLKLFLSC from the coding sequence ATGCAGGTAATGAAGCCAGTGAGAGCTGCCCCGGATAGCATATCGGAAAAGGTGGAGAAAAGCGTCAAGGAAGTGCAGGAGGCGTGCTCGGATGACCCGGTAAGCGGAGAGTGCATAGCGGCATGGGACGAGGTGAAAGAGCTGAGTGCAGCAGCCAGCCACGCCAGGGATAAGAAGAAAGACAACGATCCTTTGGAGAATTATTGCAAAGACAACCCGAAGACAGATGAGTGCCGCACTTACGATAATGGAAGTATTATTTATATTATGACGTCCTTTTTTGTGTTTGGTGATGAAAAATTTGGAGTTGTCCTAAAACTCTTTTTAAGTTGTTAA
- the LOC108471076 gene encoding bZIP transcription factor 53-like: MASLQRSASSSDSDPQYANIDERKRKRMLSNRESARRSRMRKQKRLQDLVQEVNALQKDNSQISEKIGVATQYYIEMQSANNVLRAQAMELTERLRSLNSVLQVVEEADGYAIDIPEIPEPWQLPCSIQPIMALVDMFEYDG; encoded by the coding sequence ATGGCTTCTTTGCAAAGGTCAGCGAGTTCATCCGATTCGGATCCGCAGTACGCAAACATCGATGAGAGGAAAAGGAAGAGAATGCTATCAAACCGTGAATCGGCAAGGCGATCAAGAATGAGGAAGCAGAAGCGGCTCCAAGATTTGGTTCAGGAAGTGAACGCATTACAGAAAGATAACAGTCAGATCTCTGAAAAGATCGGCGTCGCCACCCAATACTACATCGAGATGCAATCGGCCAATAATGTTTTAAGAGCTCAGGCGATGGAATTGACCGAGAGATTACGGTCTCTGAATTCGGTGCTGCAAGTTGTGGAAGAAGCCGACGGGTATGCCATTGATATCCCCGAGATTCCGGAGCCGTGGCAGCTCCCCTGTTCGATACAGCCAATTATGGCTTTGGTTGATATGTTCGAGTATGATGGATAG